A single window of Cydia splendana chromosome 13, ilCydSple1.2, whole genome shotgun sequence DNA harbors:
- the LOC134796264 gene encoding nucleolar and coiled-body phosphoprotein 1 isoform X3, which produces MPCSTASATRPHHTTTCCSLLRRQCRPLYKEFDAWPEISLEPNPERKEKKEPPINQGVTVNNNYQNTIGQNREMTRKNNRPRIKEKEDKEPQGGYCEACGAMFADLAAHARSPRHAAFARDTSNFLALDSLIGASFLPVNGERRSLRNVCNGELDSRRVNGASPRNGALDDEPRRTRCRKTDSQEDRQYYKVVGVSTKLRSSGGFAAKRKDSSPTCNGKPLVVKFRKVRRSELSVLSDEAEQFMFPKRASSTSSTSSDDDDDDDEDEKKESPRRKTPPQPAPALERRRQARPTALKEESSEEDSWLDDKRRRKRRVVPVVRRTRRAPCKPPTPEPEPPPEIELPVEKEPVPDPEPEVSPLREEPVEKCMKWEDGRLKYTPAVEQLEFAFESVPRSEPWFETFTRQDHDQVSIKNVPRCFALYSKSPKLPYEIGLLPPLKPDCCALSNLPRPAAAREPRSERYGTRGLKSRKLHKRIAAVAAQDSRPRKSPREHASTLAMLGSAGLHRRGPDDAKSTASEDTVSDALSAKPEPSEAQEAGERLQKFLSEVFDDAAEFELDEVDGGALPAAAAPPDVLGLVSECDGCDIIRNEIAQVAERRRARRRGRFKKKNRTGWPNKRKSKKGSRTNSSEKTESSLDRSSVASEDTANDTCDEDNLSEIEETTPPKVKSEDEREAMDVDRDGKSDDKPLRLDVKVLLEDEKKAEKVAKRGSARSSASEEAEERGRKKKRALSNLASWLQPVVRVARVDAAARRLRSAAKPRQARLR; this is translated from the exons AATGACACGGAAGAACAACCGTCCGCGAATAAAAGAGAAAGAGGACAAAGAGCCTCAGGGCGGGTACTGCGAGGCGTGCGGCGCCATGTTCGCCGACCTCGCCGCGCATGCGCGCTCGCCGCGCCACGCCGCCTTCGCGCGCGACACCAGCAACTTCCTCGCGCTCGACTCCCTCATCGGCGCCTCCTTCCTGCCCGTCAACGGCGAGCGCCGCTCCCTCCGCAACGTGTGCAACGGCGAGCTGGACTCCCGCAGAGTCAACGGCGCCTCCCCCCGCAACGGCGCCCTAGACGACGAACCCCGACGCACGCGCTGCAGGAAAACCGACAGCCAGGAGGACCGCCAGTATTACAAAGTCGTCGGGGTCAGTACGAAGCTCCGGTCCAGCGGGGGCTTCGCCGCCAAACGGAAGGATTCGTCCCCGACGTGCAACGGGAAACCGCTCGTAGTCAAGTTCAGAAAAGTGAGACGCTCCGAGCTGTCGGTGCTCAGTGACGAGGCGGAGCAGTTTATGTTTCCGAAACGCGCCAGTTCGACCAGCTCGACTTCTTCGGATgacgacgatgatgatgatgaagacgAAAAAAAGGAGTCTCCTCGGCGAAAGACGCCGCCCCAGCCCGCGCCGGCGCTAGAACGGAGACGTCAGGCGCGCCCGACCGCATTAAAAGAGGAATCATCCGAGGAAGACAGCTGGCTAGATGACAAGCGGCGGCGGAAGCGACGAGTGGTCCCCGTCGTGAGGAGAACGCGTCGAGCGCCCTGTAAACCTCCCACGCCTGAGCCCGAACCGCCGCCCGAAATAGAACTTCCAGTAGAAAAGGAACCTGTTCCAGACCCTGAGCCCGAAGTGAGTCCGCTCCGAGAGGAGCCGGTCGAGAAATGTATGAAATGGGAGGATGGCCGACTCAAGTATACTCCGGCAGTGGAACAGTTGGAGTTCGCGTTCGAGAGCGTGCCGCGGAGTGAGCCCTGGTTCGAGACCTTCACGCGGCAGGACCACGACCAGGTCTCGATCAAAAACGTGCCACGGTGTTTTG CATTATACTCCAAGTCGCCAAAGTTACCGTACGAGATCGGTCTGCTGCCGCCGCTGAAGCCGGACTGCTGCGCGCTCAGCAACCTgccgcgccccgccgccgcgcgcgAGCCGCGCTCCGAGCGCTACGGCACGCGCGGCCTCAAGTCCCGCAAGCTGCACAAGCGCATCGCCGCCGTCGCGGCGCAGGACTCCCGGCCGAGGAAGTCCCCCCGCGAGCACGCCTCCACGCTCGCCATGCTCGGCTCGGCCGGCCTGCACCGCCGCGGGCCCGACGACGCCAAGTCCACCGCCTCCGAGGACACCGTCAGCGACGCGCTCAGCGCCAAGCCGGAGCCCTCCGAGGCGCAGGAGGCCGGCGAGCGACTCCAGAAGTTCCTCTCCGAGGTGTTCGACGACGCCGCGGAGTTCGAGCTGGACGAGGTGGACGGCGGCGCGCTGCCCGCCGCGGCGGCGCCGCCCGACGTGCTGGGGCTCGTGTCGGAGTGCGACGGCTGCGACATCATCCGCAACGAGATAGCGCAGGTCGCCGAGcggcgccgcgcgcgccgccgcggccgcTTCAAAAAGAAGAACAGGACCGGCTGGCCCAACAAGAGGAAGTCCAAGAAGGGCTCGCGCACCAACAGCTCCGAGAAAACCGAGAGCAGCCTCGATCGGTCCTCCGTCGCGTCCGAGGACACGGCCAACGACACCTGCGACGAGGACAACCTGTCCGAGATCGAGGAGACGACCCCGCCGAAGGTCAAGTCGGAGGACGAGCGGGAGGCGATGGACGTCGACCGGGACGGAAAGTCCGACGACAAGCCGCTGCGGCTCGACGTGAAAGTGCTCCTGGAGGACGAGAAAAAAGCGGAGAAAGTGGCCAAAAGAGGGTCGGCGCGCTCGTCCGCGTCGGAGGAGGCGGAGGAGCGAGGGAGAAAGAAGAAACGCGCGCTGAGTAATCTGGCCAGCTGGCTGCAGCCCGTCGTGCGCGTGGCGCGCGTGgacgcggcggcgcggcgcctgCGCTCCGCCGCCAAGCCGCGGCAAGCCCGCCTGCGGTAA